A DNA window from Castanea sativa cultivar Marrone di Chiusa Pesio chromosome 7, ASM4071231v1 contains the following coding sequences:
- the LOC142643111 gene encoding uncharacterized protein LOC142643111, with the protein MWQPPPPYKLNFDAVVFSGLEKTGIGAIIRNDKGEVMEAMFAVGPSIENSEEAELLAYRRSLEFSVDARFTSLIIEGDNVNVIQAISSSLSNHSLLGCVVDDVRHLIHGLHWAMPNQIRREENTVAHVLAQYARNLDDDLYWMEDSPPPALVALYHDASLL; encoded by the coding sequence ATGTGGCAACCACCACCGCCCTATAAGCTTAACTTTGACGCTGTAGTTTTTTCAGGGCTGGAGAAAACAGGGATAGGAGCTATAATTCGCAACGACAAGGGGGAGGTTATGGAGGCAATGTTTGCTGTTGGGCCGAGTATAGAAAACAGTGAGGAAGCGGAACTTCTTGCCTACAGAAGATCTTTGGAGTTTTCCGTGGATGCTAGGTTTACAAGCTTGATAATTGAAGGCGACAATGTCAATGTCATACAAGCCATCTCTTCATCTCTGTCTAATCATTCACTCCTTGGTTGTGTGGTGGATGATGTTCGTCATTTGATCCATGGGTTACATTGGGCTATGCCTAATCAGATTAGGAGGGAAGAGAATACAGTGGCACATGTTCTTGCCCAATATGCTAGAAATTTAGATGATGATTTGTATTGGATGGAGGATTCTCCTCCACCAGCTTTGGTAGCCTTGTATCATGATGCTTCATTATTATAA